The DNA region ACAAACAGCAGCTCCTGCGGAACCAGAAGTACAAGCGGAAACAGAAGAGCAACAACCTGAAGAAGTGAAAGAAGCTGGTGAAGTTAACCTGTATACGAGCCGTCATTATGACACAGATCGTCAATTATATGATCTTTTCGAAGCTGAAACAGGAATTAAAGTTAACGTAATTGAAGGTAAGGGCGATGAGTTAATAGCTCGTCTTAATTCTGAAGGCGAAAACACTGAGGCTGATCTATTCTTAACAGCTGATGCTGGTAATTTATATGTTGCAAAACAAGACGGTTTATTCCAAGAAATTCAAAGTGATGAATTATTTAAGAACATCCCTGCAAACTTACGTGACGATGAAAATATGTGGGTTGGATTAACTAAACGTGCACGTGTAATCGTTTATGCAAAAGACAGAGTTGATCCATCTGAACTATCAACATATGAAGCATTAACTGGTCCAGAGTGGGCAGGTAGAGTATTATCTCGTACTTCAAGTAACATGTATAACTTATCTCTTTTAGCTTCTTTCATTGAATTAAATGGTGCAGAGGCAGCAGAAGAGTGGGCGAAAGGTATTGCGGCTAACTTAGCTAGAGAACCCCAAGGTGGAGACACTGATCAAATTAGAGCTGTAGTTGCTGGTGAAGGTGACGTTGCTATCTCTAACACCTACTATGTTGGTCGTTTATTAAATTCTGCTGATAAAGGTGATGTTGAAGTTGGGGAAGCGGTAGGAGTTTTCTTCCCGAACCAAGATACAACTGGAACTCACGTAAACATCAGTGGTGTTGGCATAATTAAACACTCTAAAAATGTTGAAAATGCAATTAAATTCTTAGAGTTCTTATCTAGTGTAGAGGCTCAAAAAGTATTTGCTGAAGGTAACAATGAGTACCCAGTTAACCCAGATGTTGATTGGTCAGAAACTGTGAAGTCTTGGGGAGAATTTAAAGAGCAAAATATTCCTTTATCAATCTTAGGAAAAAACCAACTAGAAGCTATCAAAATCTTCGACCGCTCTGGTTGGAAATAAATAAAACTACATGTACCGGAATACTTTAACAGTTTCCGGTACTTTATTTTTGTTAGACAAACATTTATTTTTAAACTTCATTTCTGTATAATTAATAGAGTCACTAATTTTATTCTACTAAAATAATTTTTTCCTTTTGTTATTAAAGTAAGTTAGGATGTGCCAACCATGAGACTTATACAGAAAGTAGAGCAACATTTCAACATGTGGGCAATATTAAGTCTAGTATTTATTTTTATAATCTTAATTCCCAATTTATTAATAGGATATAATCTTTTTACTGAACCTACTGATAACTGGGCTCATATTAAAGAGTATCTTTTAAAAGATTATATATATAATACGTTAGTACTTATCACTTTTACAGCTTTGTTCACAATGATTATCGGTACTAGCTTGGCTTGGATCATTATTAATTATCGGTTCCCATTGCGTAATTTTTTTAAATGGGGATTAATTTTGCCATTAGCTATACCTGCTTATATTGGTGCCTACACGTATCAAGGGATGTTAAATTATTCTGGTACAATCCAATATACCCTTCGAAATACATTTGATATTCATGTTTCAAGCCAAAAGTTCTTTAACATTATGGGTATACCTGGTGCAATTTTCATTTTTACAATATTTTTATATCCATACGTGTATGTAATCACAAAAGGCTTTTTAGAAAACCAATCTGCTTCATTGTTTGAAAATGCAAGATTACTAGGCGGTGGCCCTTTCACGATCTTTTTCCGTGCCGGTTTGCCCCTTTCTAGAGCAGCCATTACTGGTGGTGTTGTCCTTGTTATTTTAGAGGTTCTTAATGACTTTGGAGTTGTTAGCTATTTTGGAGTTCAAACGTTTAGTATAGCTATCTTTCGAACATGGTACGGAATGAAGGATCTTGATTCTGCATTAAAACTAGCTGGTATTCTTATGTTTATCGTTATTGTCGTTTTAGTCTTAGAAAGGATTATTCGAGGGAGGAAAACATACAGCTATTCTTCCGCAAATTTTAGACCGATTGAAGCTCAACCGCTAAAAGGTACTAGCAAATGGCTTGCCTTTAGCTATTGTTCGGTTATCTTTATGATCGCATTTATAGTTCCAGTTACACAATTAGTACACTGGAGTATAATGACTTGGGATCGCATTTTTAGTCCGGAATTTGCAAAGTTAATTTACAACTCTATATTTGTTGCATCTATTGCATCATCGATTATCGTATTTATTGCTCTCATTGTTGGGAACTATACCCGATTGCATAAAGGGTTGTTTCCAAAGGTCGCATCAAGAGTGATTGCTCTAGGATACTCTATTCCTGGGGCGGCAATAGCTATCTCGATAATA from Anaerobacillus alkaliphilus includes:
- a CDS encoding Fe(3+) ABC transporter substrate-binding protein; translation: MNKALKMILFTILSLGLVMLAACGGKEEPQTAAPAEPEVQAETEEQQPEEVKEAGEVNLYTSRHYDTDRQLYDLFEAETGIKVNVIEGKGDELIARLNSEGENTEADLFLTADAGNLYVAKQDGLFQEIQSDELFKNIPANLRDDENMWVGLTKRARVIVYAKDRVDPSELSTYEALTGPEWAGRVLSRTSSNMYNLSLLASFIELNGAEAAEEWAKGIAANLAREPQGGDTDQIRAVVAGEGDVAISNTYYVGRLLNSADKGDVEVGEAVGVFFPNQDTTGTHVNISGVGIIKHSKNVENAIKFLEFLSSVEAQKVFAEGNNEYPVNPDVDWSETVKSWGEFKEQNIPLSILGKNQLEAIKIFDRSGWK
- a CDS encoding ABC transporter permease, whose product is MRLIQKVEQHFNMWAILSLVFIFIILIPNLLIGYNLFTEPTDNWAHIKEYLLKDYIYNTLVLITFTALFTMIIGTSLAWIIINYRFPLRNFFKWGLILPLAIPAYIGAYTYQGMLNYSGTIQYTLRNTFDIHVSSQKFFNIMGIPGAIFIFTIFLYPYVYVITKGFLENQSASLFENARLLGGGPFTIFFRAGLPLSRAAITGGVVLVILEVLNDFGVVSYFGVQTFSIAIFRTWYGMKDLDSALKLAGILMFIVIVVLVLERIIRGRKTYSYSSANFRPIEAQPLKGTSKWLAFSYCSVIFMIAFIVPVTQLVHWSIMTWDRIFSPEFAKLIYNSIFVASIASSIIVFIALIVGNYTRLHKGLFPKVASRVIALGYSIPGAAIAISIITLFVAFDGVMKSVADYLNLNSALVLRTTLVMLTSAYIIRFLAVGYNAIEAGFEKIGTTFTEASRGLGSSTLKTFFRVDIPMLRGAIFGGFILVFVDILKELPLTLFLQPFNFSTLATQAFRYASDEMVQEAALASILIIIVSAICIFYFHKVLDKEKS